AGTTCATATGTTgcacataattttataaattatacatacatacatacaacaacaaggACTTTCAAAAGTACATCTTATTAATACAGCTGTTACATACCTATGTATGTAACtaagaaaaattgattttcattgcaTATTTAATAGAACatcacaaacatatttatgtaggtatagacatacatatattgcaTAGATAATTAGGGACAAATACAGTGTTAAGGTAATTATATAGGCATATACATACGTACCTTCCTATCTTCTGTCctgcgtaatttttttttgtcacctacagtgcactcgcgataatatgtagaccccaatatatgaacaccccaaaataagaacactttttacttccatagggtactctaaaatatgaactgttcatattttaaagctttttaaaatatgaacagcttatttttgttttttaacgtattttatctatctacacagagttgaaatctaaatcaacaggGTAGTGGCGAAATTCTAATTAaactgcttaataatttttggacttCCCTAGCTTTAgatgggaattagatgccatttgcaaatatgaacaatcttgcaaatgtaaactggcctggttttaattagttcatattatcgagAGTGCacagtattttgaaaattgttccgctttctgtaaaaataaaactggcaaCCCTACATACAATGCGATTTTATAATTAACCTCGAAATGgatttttacaccaaaaatatCCCGATcgatctatatatatatatatatatatatatatatatatatatatatatatatatatgtacatacatatatgtaggtATAATATGTAactaaatgcaaacaaaacaaactacactcaggtctcgttttatgcggattttttttatgcggattcaaatttatgcgatttttaaattaaattttttttatttatttagatggtttttaaagtttttttttttttaattcttcattTACATAAACGAGCTCTTAAGGGCCTTacctttttaccatttttaaattattgcatcactgatataatggttatagtttgtttttttacaaaatcaaattcttaatataGATCCAGATACGGAAAGAGAATTAAAGATTCATCGCGGACTGATTGATCTGTTTTCCGGATATCAAGAGTTgcataagcaacttaaaaattcaaaatcgcaaagttttatgaccaattattttgcaagaaaagaagcaattgaagctcctaaaaattcttcgatttcgtcccctattcactagattaattctagtgatgaaagtgatattttaccatatgatgacaatatgattatatcatctagtgatgaaagtgacgttgaaccgATTCCAAAccgatgcagacaattattcagtgattcagatCAATCatgcatatttacagaatttccttaaaaaatgtgttagctcattttttttggatcattttcactttttctgtaattatacattatttgttttaacgtattttgtttttattgtttaagttaattaaataaatatatttttgttgatttttttatgcgattttgttctgattttttaattaaaatctgaatttatgcggtttttcagaattttgaagctagagtatcgttttatgcgaattcaatttatgcgattttttttggaacgcatctatcgcataaaacgagacctgagtgtacatacctattaaaaagctctttaaataataattctatCAGCACATTGAACTGTGTACCTATGTaatctaaaacaaaaacatgcaGCCTACCCAGACATTAGACAACACAATAAAAATAAGGGTGCAATCATAACAAAAGGATAGACAAATGCAAATTAAATTAATCAGAGTTGGGGCTATTAAGCAATTTTAGCGTTCATTTTCAATGTCAGACAATCAAATTACTCGTACACACACTTTTAGCTATGAATATTATGCGCATGTTCGAAATGAATGCAAATTTCCATTTCTTAAGGGtttcttcaaaaataaaaaccggGAAAATACCACCATTTGTAAATACActtttacacacattttttcCAAGTATGTAGGAAAAATacaattattgtaaaatattaaatatacatattattatgTACTTCTGTTACATTAACCAGCCAAGCGCATCGATCATCATTTTGATCATACTTCCTATggaaaaagattttattacatttgcTATTTACCttatattccaattttttttaattacatacaTTTCCATATAATGTTACatgtttgttaaagaaattttacccaaaaataggtttttgtccgaaatattactttttttaaatgagtttatgtttcaatattattattttctcacattatttacatacaaatgtacatatattttgcaaaaagaaGAAGGTaggtaggtaaaaaaaaaaaaaaacgttaaaccAAAACagaaaactagaaaaataaaattatttaatatttatgtagtatgtatgcacacatccatacatacatatgcgaATAAAGAACGAGAAgacagaaaaagaaaaacaataacgtgttcttttgttttgatatacatttgTTAACAGTAAACGGATGGATAGCAAAACAAATGaataaagcaacaaaaaatataccgtCTTCTTCAAGTCTTCTTCTAAACGTTTAACTAcacaattaaatatgtatttataatagaaatatacgtaaaaaacaaaaaaaactaaacaaattcatatattacATACAACCATACGTGCACGTTCTTCTtgcatttgtattatttttgcgTTCATTTTGGAATGTTTACATGGATGAATTACAAACAAACAGAAAGAGCACTGTAAAACAGATACATGTTTTCTCTTTAATACGGATTTATCTTGCTCTTCTGATTTCGGTTGTTGATAGAGCAAAATTGGCATGGCAAGTGGTGAGTATATGAACTAAGAATGAGTATTAAAAGATATactagaaaacataaaatcatAGAGGCCGTTACAGAATTTGAAATTCACCAACAAAAAAcacatgaacaaaattattgcagttttttttttgcgttgAACACACGCATACACTCCAACTCTCATGTACATAAacgtatttatacaaaatttcggCACGACATTTTTAAGCCGCAAAGCAAATTAATGAAACTTTCCGCAAAAGCcggcaaaaataataaaacaaaaaatatgaatattacaTACCGCATATTTATTAAGGAATCCATCATGAAATCCACCTGCATACTCCTCCAATTCAAACATATTCCTCTTTCTTTTAGTTGACCTTCTGTAAGGTTTAACAAAGTGTAAAACTTTTCACTTCACTTCTTTTAATCAAGCCGCCTATTATATATTGTTCTGTTTTTCGGAATCCGCTTTGCTTGAATCCGCCAATgaaatatctacatatatatgtaaaattatatttttaaccgaAGAATATGTGtgctttttgatattttatttttttatattacattGCTTTTTATCTTCTTtgttaaaatcaaacaaaaaaccaaatttatttattgtagatACGAACACACGCACACGAATGAAATGTTATTTGCGCGCAACCTCCTTGTTCTCTAGCAACACAAAGATTTGCCGGCAAAAATAACAGACTTTTCAATTATTTGTAAACTAGTTTACTACCAGCTGCAACACAATTTCCATGAAAACCGTTTATTTTTCCGCCAAGTGtcgtatttatttaaacaaatttagcaatcatttattttggattaaaaaaaacaaaacacacgaCCAACACACTAAACACAACCACTCTCTGCTCTTGCTAGCAACATACTGGCAACAAAcacattttaagcaaaaaagaaaaccaaCATTTTTTCTAGCACTCACACAATCTCATAACATTTCTCTTAACATTAAATGTTAATGccaacacacacaaacacatacacacacacccAGGCACATACTATTTAGGTAAATTCTCTTCATGAGACATTTTTCAAACGTAacgtattatttgaattttacttTCCTCTCATTATGTTAGTATCAtgcaattaaaattgtttagaagCGAGGGACCGTCcacatttatacaaatttatgtaGATTGTAGAATCTACATTGTAGATCCTGAAAGGGATACAGAACTAAGGTCTCTAAGAcgagcagcaacaacaaataaactaaactacatgcacacatacgtatgtatgtatacagatagtatgtatttaataaaagaACAACAACGTAACGTAACAGAACAGaacaatttatttgcaaaacaaagTAGGTATAAATTTAGATAGACTATTTTGCAATATATATAATAtgtgataataaaaaataagtataaaCTAGAAGAATTTTGATCGCATAATTCATCGATTATACGAATACAGCATGGCAATTAAGTTAAATGTAAGTAGGTATGTATATAGATAATATGCTTTGGAATGCAAATCGTAATACGATATCTTACTTAATAATGACCCTGCATTTGGCGACGTTCTTTCAATTGTAAGATTTCACGCTTGGTACTACGCTTAATGTCGGGTCGCATCATGGcattttctttgaaattacGATTAATGGCTGTTAGTTcttcgtttttggtttttggatATCCACCGCATACGTGTGCGGTTTCAGATCGTACAATGCGACGATTCTTTGAAATGTCTTCTTCTATGAATAGGCCTGATTGAGTCCACTGTGATTTTGGCAAAGTACGGTCTTTGGGCTTTTCTTCGTGATGTCGTTTCCTTTTACCATTCTTTAAACACAATGAAGACGAGTTGTTGTCTTCCGTCAGTGGAATTTGCCGAACTTTAAAACCAGTAGCATATGGCGTAACTGGACTTTCCCTGAATTCCGTACCATTAAATGCTAGCACTGAACGTTTTTTGGGCGTAACTGGCTCAACGCTCACTTTTCCAGTAGGCAATTGAATATATGTTGGTTTCCTCTTCTTCTTTTCTGGTGTCTGTGGCATGTCCATGAATTTACCAGCCGATGTCAATGTGGTATGAACATTTCCAGTATTgccttcaatttaaaatttacgcattaatgttattaaacattttatagatATGTGTGCATATGtaaatttaccttttttacaCATCTTTTTCATTGATGATGTCTTTTCAATAGCTTCTAACACATCTGGGGGCAATTGTTTTGACACAATTTCATCCTTTTCTTCCTACAAtacgaattaaaaaaattgcatatatgtatgtacatatgttcaATATTAAAGAGCCCAACATTCAACTATGCATATAAGACTTTACGTACCATTTGTTGTTGAGTTTGTTTCTTTTTACCGAGTATGACATCTGCAGCCTTAATTGCCTGCGATAATGCTGTTTTGGTCTTAactgaaattatatttatggGATTTGTTGAGGTTAAATAAATAACTGTTAGGCAATTTTAGTACCATTAACTATATTACCTTTACGCTTTATTTCTTTGGATACTTTTCTTAGTGCATCTTCAGGAACTGTTTCTTGTGGTAAAgttaaaatggattttttccTCAGTTTCTTCGAGATTTTACCTTTACTCTAAAATAAATGATGCGGAAATGAgtctaaatatttaacatataaattaattttaatctaaatactatttataatttatgttcATGAAACCTCCGATGTGGTTTGTTATTGGCAAAATAAACCACTAGTTTTGAACTAAATATTGCGGACATTACCtgtttgttattgattttagattCAAGCTTAGCTCTATTTGCTGCTTCTAGTATTTCATCACAACGAGTTAAGATGCGTTGAATGTTGTTATTGGAATCATTTTTGTCGGTCTTTACGTGAGGAGTAGAGCAGATTTTAGTGGATAGTTTACTGGTGTTGATATGTTCAATAGAGTCATGATGACTTTCAGCAATATTGTTTTCACCTATCAATTTAGACCGTTTGTGTAAGTGACGTACGTCTATGTCTATTATACTGTTGTCGAGAGCCTCCGAAGCTCCACAAAAACTTTTCGATAGACGCTTCCGTTTTGCTACTTGTCGGTTGAGCTCACTTTTATGCAGTTCTATGCTATCGATGAATGACTGAGAGGGATTAAAGTCACTACCCGACAATATTCCTAAACTTTTACGTTTTGTTTTCTTGCTAGTAGCGCCCCCATGAGAGGAACAAATCTCCATGTCCGGATTTGTGGGTAGTGCCAGTGATTGGCGACGAGTGCGGATCAAAGGATTGCCCAATGGCAAAGGCATATgctttatattttctaaatatcttAAGTCTTCTCCATTAAGCACTTCTGTTTCTCGATCATCTGTAGATGAGGAAGCTGATACAGtttcttcttttaatttaacatCAGTTACTGCAGTTTCCAAGTCTCCACAATTTACGGTTACATCTATTGTAAATGATCGTTGCCATTCTTGCCTCCCTTTAGAacgatttttaacatttttataattaccAAAGGACACGCTCAATCCGCTGTCTGGCATACGGTCGTATGGTAAGTTCAATGATTTATGCCCGTTTTCTTTGTCTGCGTCACTTTCCGATGTCACTGATACTTCTCCCAAATGACTTTCAGATCGCAATTTACTAATGTTGCGTGTTTTGAAGGTACCCTCTTCGGGAGATGTTGAAGTTGTGAGTCCTTCATCGGAAGATTCCAATTTTTCATCAATGTTATTCTCTTGAATTATTTCAGGAATTATTTTAGCTTCTAACTCAGCTGGAGATGTATCAGTTTCTGTATTCAAATCTCGAACTGATTTGTTAAAGCGATCTGATTGATTAAGTTTGCGAAGAATTTCTTTGCGCAACATATAATTGTTTGCTCCATCAACTTCTTCTTCGTCAGATTCACTTTCGGATGTGCAGTGCATGCGCAATGCAGAATCGCTGAGTTTACTCGTATCGAGAATAATATTTTCGCTAGATTTGCCAAGTAAATTTTTAGAATCAATGTGAAATTCCCCAGAATTCAATTCTGACTTCATTGGCTTCTCCTCATTTATGTTTTCCTCATCAGAGAATTcaagttttagtttttcttcGGATGTAAGGATTTCCACCTCATCATCGGATGACGAGGAACTCTCCATTTGACGTTGTAAACGTTTGTAGGTCTTTTTCTTGTCTCGATTATGATCATCTACGTCTTCATCGATAGGTTCATCTTCATCGCTACTCTCCGAACACTCTAGCTCCTCATTGTCTGAAACAATGAATGAATCAGCATTATCGCTGTCTTCTTCTTCATCGACGTATTCTTCGTGTTCATCATCAGTGGTATTACTTCCAATTGACTCACCATCGACTGGTAtttcattttcttcaatttcttTTCGTTCCTCGGAATCCATGGAGTCACCACTTTCGTAATCATCCACTTCCATTGCTTCATCATCATGAAAATCATGTTTCCGCTTGTACGGCTTTTCTCCTGCTGCCAATTCGCattcaccatcatcatcatcatatttATCGTCTTGTTCTCTTTCGACATCTTCACCCTCATCTTCAGAGGAGAAAATAAtactcttcttttttttattagttttgacaTGTTCGACGGAAGTGTCAATATTATCACGGCAATTATTGGAACTTGTGTCATTACGCGTGACTACTGCATCCAGCTTAGACCCCTCTGCAGTTGCGCACTTTACACTGGGATTAATCCATTTAACTTCTTCATCATCAGTTGAGTGTGCTtcagttgttttattttccatttcttCATTTAAGGGTGTATCTTCGGCTTCAGTAATATGATTTTCTTCTTCTGGCAATAGTTCTTCAGGATTGGATGCTTCTATATTGATTGGAGTAGAGCTTTGAGCAATTTGCAATGAGCGGGCAGATTTTAAACCACGCATTGGGGTCACCTTTGCCTCAATCTGTGAGAACTCGTCTTgt
The nucleotide sequence above comes from Calliphora vicina chromosome 1, idCalVici1.1, whole genome shotgun sequence. Encoded proteins:
- the sle gene encoding protein slender lobes translates to MDTNATDSASRVTRSLRKRIASVDSENSSRPGTPVPSKLVSISEITASPSRPTRMTRRNSTSGVATPVKTPAKRVAATSSIIVENAVTPARRSTRRRSISVHENDEISHTGLKVPSFAALDEENAANEQNPNRVTRSQSKSPQQIKSLKASSPSPKLTKSPNENKNKELEEEIADTEQYTSTATRSQSKSPLQIKSSRASSPSLKHTKSPKENKNKEPEEEIAATEQYTSTVTRSQSKSPQQIKSSKASSPSAKLTKSPNETENKEMEEEISAIEEYTSTVTRSQSKSPQQIKSSKASSPSPKLTKSPNEIKNKEPEEEIASTEQYTSTVTRSQSKSPQQIKSSKASSPSPKLTKSPNEIKNKEPVEEIAATEQYTSTVTRSQSKSPQQIKSSKASSPSAKLTKSPNETENKEMEEEISAIEEYTSTVTRSQSKSPHQIKSSKALSPSPKQTKSLNKNKNKELEQKKKRKSGPKSKTGCHEDVSDVETSVLEYEVEEIKNKSSNITIIVLTDDESNQTIMETIEEDKTPQGTDKFALEEIDSQLSDAINVTKNELLNNNETQMEENTNKSNSNMHCTVQETNSTTATATDINILKEPIGVTSDHKESEETISQSQTESINNAEEQIQHTLTDHNPENTIDDMMNEELEYGAKNLQENEINSSIDKNVANKIEIISVSTLTPYSGVNKEDSNVSNCKASSRKVDFASSPSNDMIIKNVYPKTPAFMKTTNCFKDANSSRDNDGSFKAEHKTMAIHSENHQDNNIAINTEKVENKQDEFSQIEAKVTPMRGLKSARSLQIAQSSTPINIEASNPEELLPEEENHITEAEDTPLNEEMENKTTEAHSTDDEEVKWINPSVKCATAEGSKLDAVVTRNDTSSNNCRDNIDTSVEHVKTNKKKKSIIFSSEDEGEDVEREQDDKYDDDDGECELAAGEKPYKRKHDFHDDEAMEVDDYESGDSMDSEERKEIEENEIPVDGESIGSNTTDDEHEEYVDEEEDSDNADSFIVSDNEELECSESSDEDEPIDEDVDDHNRDKKKTYKRLQRQMESSSSSDDEVEILTSEEKLKLEFSDEENINEEKPMKSELNSGEFHIDSKNLLGKSSENIILDTSKLSDSALRMHCTSESESDEEEVDGANNYMLRKEILRKLNQSDRFNKSVRDLNTETDTSPAELEAKIIPEIIQENNIDEKLESSDEGLTTSTSPEEGTFKTRNISKLRSESHLGEVSVTSESDADKENGHKSLNLPYDRMPDSGLSVSFGNYKNVKNRSKGRQEWQRSFTIDVTVNCGDLETAVTDVKLKEETVSASSSTDDRETEVLNGEDLRYLENIKHMPLPLGNPLIRTRRQSLALPTNPDMEICSSHGGATSKKTKRKSLGILSGSDFNPSQSFIDSIELHKSELNRQVAKRKRLSKSFCGASEALDNSIIDIDVRHLHKRSKLIGENNIAESHHDSIEHINTSKLSTKICSTPHVKTDKNDSNNNIQRILTRCDEILEAANRAKLESKINNKQSKGKISKKLRKKSILTLPQETVPEDALRKVSKEIKRKVKTKTALSQAIKAADVILGKKKQTQQQMEEKDEIVSKQLPPDVLEAIEKTSSMKKMCKKGNTGNVHTTLTSAGKFMDMPQTPEKKKRKPTYIQLPTGKVSVEPVTPKKRSVLAFNGTEFRESPVTPYATGFKVRQIPLTEDNNSSSLCLKNGKRKRHHEEKPKDRTLPKSQWTQSGLFIEEDISKNRRIVRSETAHVCGGYPKTKNEELTAINRNFKENAMMRPDIKRSTKREILQLKERRQMQGHY